The nucleotide window CTGTTAAGAGAAGATCTTGCTGGGTAACCAGGGTTGGCCTCACCCCTGCTCAGCCTCCGGAGGGTGAGCACTCATGGCTGAGATGCCCTCTCCTTTACAGACATGTGCACCCTCAGTTCGCTGTCGCTGACCCTAATGAGCAGCTCACAGGTTAAGGGATCACCTGTCCGGGACCCAGCCTGCTAATCAAACATGGACTACCAGACACACACGTATGCTGTTGTAACATGGAGCACTGCTTGCTTAGTGATTCTTTCATGTGAACTGGTTTGTAGATTATAAAATTTTTACTTAAACTTGCTGGTTTCAAAAGGTgacaaatataattaaaaattacagTTCCTTATTACAGTAAATAACTGAACTCATATTCTAGTCTTCTAAAATATCAAAGGAACTCCTTCAGTAACAGATTCCTCATGCCATTCTTTTTGGGAGTTAGAGTGGTTCTATGACGGTCTCATGGATCTCCAGGCCAACTCTCTGTGTAGCTTCAagtcccaatcctcctgcctccacctcccaagggctgagatcccagtgtgcaccaccacactcagtttatacagtgctgggctctgaacccagggttttatatatgctaggcaaacattctacccactgagctatatccccagcccctcttcaggAACTTTGAAGGCAATGGTTCTTAACCTCCCTTTGGAGGTCAAACAATCCTTTCACATAAACATCCTGCATAACAGATATTTACGTTAcaattcacagcagtagaaaaattATAGTCATGAAGTAACAAcgaaaatcattttatggttggaggtcatcacaacattaggaactgtattaaagggtcaaagcactagaaaggttgagaaccactgttctaggaaGTTCATAATGGGGACAGGAAAGTATGGACAGTACATACTGGTCCACACAATTGCTTAAAAACACCTTGCCAGGCAAACTTACACATGCAATCCCAGACCTGCAAAGCAGAAGTATTTGCTTCAAGGAGATCTTAACTTTGAAGTCAGCTAAGAGTCTGTACTGAAacggtggtacatgcctttagtgtcaacactcaagagacagaggcaggcagatctctgagtgtgaggccagcctggtctacagagtagccagggctacaaagaaaaatcttatctcacaaaacaaaaaccaaaaaagtaaaataaattataaataaacaaaaacttcaattgatttttacttaaaaaaaaggggtgggggggggtcacACATGTTCTCCTATAATCTGTCTGTCTTTTCCGATACCAAATAAATTAGACCCAAAGTTGGGTCAAGGGTGACCACTGGCTTTTCGGCCAGAACCCTACAGTGCTGACACAGTACAGtgctgttgttctttttttttttttttttttttttttggttcttttttttggagctggggaccgaactcagggccttgcgcttcctaggcaagcgctctaccactgagctaaatccccaaccccagtgctgTTGTTCTTACACAGCTCTGCATACCTAGTTCTATGAGAGAGAACCAGTCAAGAGGCAGCACTTATCTATTACACCTACCTTTCAACGGCTTCAACGCTGAGGCAGAACAAGTTCCTCTTGTAATCCAGGTTCTTGGGAGTGCATCTGTACACATAGCCAAGGCTGAGGGAGCAGCCTGAACAGTACAACGTCTCAAGGATGCTGCAACAGAGAAACGCCACCACTCAGGGGAGAGCAGCAGTCCCTAAGATAAGAGTCCTCCCTGCTAAAATCCATGAGctggggctagcaagatggctcaggtaaaggtgcttgctgacaaTGACAACCTGACAACCTGATTCGATCTCAGGACCCATATAGTGAAACTCTGACctccatagacagacagacagacacacattcacacacacacacacacacacacacacacacacacacacacacacacacacacacacatacagagtgacttaaagaagtaaaaatgaaCTTAAACTAAGTAAGGTCCATAAACCCCTAGGTAGTTGAGGTAGACAGGGGCTACTGcgaccactgctgctgctgttgttgttctgttgttCTTGGGACAGGGTCTCCTCTGTAGCCCAGCCCTCCTACACCATCCTCCCATGGCAAGTGCTGGGGTGACAAGACTGCATCGCCACACACAGCTTCACTCTGACATATTAAGTCACATagatgaggaagaaaagaacaaaggcagaaagACTGCAGAACTGCAAGCACAGCTCTAGGCCACACCACCATGGACAACAAATGataagaaatgtaaacaaatgccAAGGCAGGGTTTCCCAGGACACAGAGTCCTTGATCTGGGATTAAGACAAACTATTTAAAATCTggaaaagcaacagaaagattCCAAATATCCTGTTCTTatagttgggctgccttgtctggcctcagtgggagaggatgcacctagccctgcaaagacttgatgtgccatggtGGCAGGAATATATAGGGGAgaccccacccactcagagaaggggaggggagaatggggaaaggattgtgggaggggatgacTAGGAGggtggcagtgagcaggatgtaaaataGGTAGATGATTgattgacagatagatagatagatagatagatagatagatagatagatagaaaaataaagatgCATATAAAAGTCCAAATCCAAACAAGATTCCATATATCTTTTACAAAGCCCAACCCATCATTAATATTCTAGGTAGGAAAACAGGCAATTTTTCTCTATAATGACAGAGAACAAACATTTCAGGTGTCTGGTGTAAGCATTAGCCCTGTACTGTATCAACAGAACCAGTCTGACTCACAGACCAGGCATGGCGGTatacaccttttatcccagcatttgggagacaggaggatctctaagCATGAGGCTGGCCTGGTTCATCCAGCAAGCCCCACTATAGGCAGGGCTACACatggaaaccctgtcttcaaaatcaagagacaaataaacaaaaatatgccCTGTCACTCACCAGTCCGCAGCTCTGCTGCTGTAGTGGGCAGGCAGGTGTGCAGACTTTAAGAAATGTTCTGCACAGTGGGGCGATGATGCCACATGCGAGATCAGCTGTGACAAGTTCCTGGCtgactcctgatccttctgcctccgaccttccgagtgctgggattataggtgtgtgtcatCACAACCAGGGAGGTAACTCAGTTGCTGACTGCATCTGCTGTCTTGGTTAGACCTGCCTTGTTTCCTTACACCGTACTTTGACATAAACACTTTACCATCAACTAGAGATAGGTCAACACAGGCGACTCACAGCATTTTACTTCAGTTTCCATTATTTCTCTGCACAACTGTCCCAGTCTTCTCAGCTCCTGTTCCACAGACTTGGCTCTCCCTCTGTGCCCACTCACATCTTTAAAATGTCCTTACAATCAGTCCAATGTCTCCCAAAAGCCTTTGCAAATAGTGTATTTAAATTACCATTCTGTAAGAAAATTACAGTCCCAACATTTACCAAATTATTATTGGATTTTTAGTCTACTCTTAATTAAAGTACTGAAATGTACACCACAATGGATTAATATTTCCAAGTACTTTAATTCCTCCTTAATAGGGGACCTGCTATCACTAAGTACTGTTCTTGCCACTGAAGAGCCAGACAAAGCAGTGTATACATGCTGGGGTCAGGAAATGGGTCAGTGCCTAAGAGCAGAACCACTCTTGCAGAGCACCGAGTGGGGTTCTCAGAATCTACATAGTGGCTCATACTGCCGTAACTCCAACTTCAAGGGATCTGTCTGTCCTAGCGTTTCTATTGTATCCATAatcaaagcaacttagggaggaaaagggttatcaggcttacacttccacatcatagtctaTCACTgaatgaagtcaggacaggaactcaaacaagacaggagcctggaggcaggaaccgatgcagaggccatggagggtgctgcttactggcttgttccctatctcttgctcagcctgctttcttacagaatctACCATGGGCTGGCCCCTCCCCCATGGATcgctaattaggaaaatgccctacATTCTTGCCTACAACATCTTATGGAGGCTTTTCTTAACTGagattccctcctcctccttagcTAGAGTTAAGCTAACATAAACTAGCCAGTACATGTTCTTCATCACAGTCCACACTAACCCAGAGCCTAGAATACCCTTGGGGAACAGTCGGGAGTAGATGGCCACTATCATTGGGCCTAATTCAGCCCATCACTGAACAAGACTGAGAAGCAATACCAGGCACTATAAAGCAACTTTAAACAAGAACTGGCTCAATCCTAAGAGCCTAGGTAAAGGatagaaatgagaaaaacagACAGTACTGCTAGCTCTACAGCCCGGCTCTGATGCCCGTCCCATGGCTTGATTGACCACAGCAATGACTCAGCCAGATGTTCAGTAGAAAGGACCTTGAAAAATGCATAAGCATCCCAAAACAATACAGTATTTCATAGGGCCCTAGTGAAACCCAAGGCAATTTAAGGCAATACAAATGATGGGTATAGGTAATGCAGGTAAAGAGCTCAAATCTAGATGGCTGACTTCTCAAAAAGCAGTTCCCTTCTCAACTTGAAGCTGACTTAATTCCCATTAACATAGATGAGTACATAAACAGTGGACCTGACACACATGGAGAAGGTGACGTTGAAAGACTCAAGCTGGGAAATCGAAAGAAAGAATGCCTCAGAGGCAGGAAGGCAAATGCCAACAGCCCTGTAAGAGGTCCTGAATCAGCGCTCTAGCCAGAGGAGCTCTCCTGGGGATTACTGTCCTTGGTCACAAAATGAAACATCATCTGAAGCTGagatttctgggctggagagatggctcaatggttaggagcactggctgctcttgtagagaaccaggttcaattcccagtacccacactgcagctcacaactgtctgtaactcccaaggttccattgccctcttctgaccttcgtgggcaccagacacacacatggtgaACTTACGTACATAgttgcaaaacacccatacatatttaaaaatatatgaagttGAGATTTTCAAACTGTAATCATCTACCTGCCAGCAGCATAATCTGTCACACCCACATCATCTTTATCTGTATCAATGTGATTTGCCTTCCGGTTTCTCTAACACTTTATCTGAATGGGACATTTGAATATTactaaaaccattattaaaacCTTCAAGTCAGTGCCACCTCTTGCTTCTCTGAGTACAACCTGAATTAGTCTCTCCACCTCAGCAAGACACAGCTCCTATCTGGGGTAGCAGATAGAAAAGGCAGAAATTTCTACTCAGTGTGCTGAGGACAGCACTGGTCAGACATTAGGCATCAGCCATGACAAGTTCTCTGTGCCCTCGGCCCCAGCAGGGACCACATGGAACCTAGGACTGTTGTGTCCGGTCTGCACACCCGAGTCAGGTGTGGGTGGGGCTCTGTGTTCGTATTTTCTGTCTGTGCCAACACGAGGAAAAGGCAGGCAGCACTGGAGCAGGACATTTTCAACTTGGAGATTTTACGATAGatattttctacatttattttccATCTTCTTTGGCACCAAACTCAAAGCCCTAAAGTCAGCGTTAGATACATCTTCAAAATCTTAGAAACTGCCACTTTCCTACCTAAAGGGGCTATCaccgagctggagagatggctcagtggttaagagcactgactgctcttccagaggtcctgagttcaattcccagcaaccacatagtggctcacaaccatctgtaatgggatctgatgccctcttgatgccctcttctggtgtgtctgaagacagttgcagtgtacttctatataagaaataaatctttggggttggagatttagctcagtggtagagcgcttgcctagcaagctcaaggccctgggttcggtcctcagctccccccccccccaaaaaaaaaaaaaaagaaataaatcttaaaagggtGTGGGGAGGCTAGCACCACCAAATAATAGATTCTTACTTCTTTTAAATGCATTCAATTACCATGAAAAGTTATATTCCAAGCAATCTCACAGAATGACAGAAGACTTttccttaaaattaaaattttctctgACATACTCACACAAAGGCCTCACTTACCAACCATCTTCATCTCTGCACTTGGACAGTTTCTGTTCCTTATCCACAGAGACGTTAGAGGagacacctgggaagagagtcgcAAGGCTTTGTTAGTGTGTTTGTTGTAACACATCTGCAGACAGGAACTTTAACTTATATTTTAGAACTCAGAAGACTAAAGAGCCCAAAGAGTGGTGGGGAATGGGGTGCATGTGGTCCAACACTAACGGGACAGGGGCCTTCAGGGAGAAGAGGTGGGACAAGAGTTATTTCACGTCCTTCTCTGAAAACCAGTGGGATTAATAAATGAACAATGTTACCCAGGGAAGAGCAGTGGTAGGGCTTGGCCTGTGAGTATCACAAACTGTAAACTACAACCAAAAGTTGCCAGAGAGAGTGCAAGTGGGCCCAAGAGCAAGTCGGACGAGGGAGGTCACCAATGCGCCTCCAGATTCCAACAGAGCTCCTTTCTCTACAAGTAAAGGGTCCCAGTCTGACATCCTGTGTTTGGACACATCGCAGCTGGACCAGGAACACGGTACCAAACATTCCAGAGGGAAATGAAGAAGCACTGTCAGAGAGTGGGACAGCCAGGGCAAACTCCTGACTTCACCGTCTTCCGCGGTGCCTTAGCTAAGCAAGCCCCATGCCCATAAAAATGTGGTTTCTCAAAGGAGAAGCTGGGATGTATCCTATGAGTTTGGTTCTTTCGGCTCTGGGTATGGTGAGAGCAAGCCCTGGAGAGTTGCTGTGGTGACACAGCTACAGTGGTGCTAGTCTTCCTCTGTGCTTGTTCCAGAAGAGCTGAATCCTGTCACTCCTCGCTCAGCAGTAGACCCCCATTGTTTCACCATAGCCTAAAGTCCCTTCATTCCCTGGTCCCTTTCTAAGGTTTGTCTTTATCCACACTTTGGCCACATTGACCTGGAACCCTTTTTACTACCTGAACATCCCCCCACCGGGGTGGGGGACACTCAGCATTTGCATATAAAGGTAACAAAAAGACATTTTCCAGCACCCAAACTTGACATTTCCTTGGGGACACTTGTGATAATTAAACAACTCAAGAATGGGAAATTATAAACtgtaaaattttattcatttctgagtgttttgtctgtatgcatgtgtgcaccaaGTGCACGGGGTGGTGCCTGTGGCAGCAGACGCCCTGTATTGCAGTAACCTacggttgtaaaccaccatgcagggctgggaactgaaccctggccCTTTGCAAGGGCTCTttaccactaagtcatctctctaacccctaatttttttaatatgttaacAAAACTAGTGGGGTTCGGAAATtaatttatagaacattataaaggctggagagatggctcagaggttaagagcactggctgctctttcagaagtcctgagtttaattcccagcaaccacagcatggctcataatcatctgtaacaagatctggtgtgcaggcacacatgcaggcagaatactggatatataataataaatacttaataaataaatcttaaaataagtaAAGCTAAATCACCATGTTGTGGCTATAAATAAAGTGTTAAGTGTTGAGTGAGATATaggggtgcacatctgtaatccgcACTACTTAGAAAGCTGAGGTTAGATCAttagttcaaagtcatccttggaaACAGTAAGAGCCccattataaaacagaaaaaaattaattaaaaattgtaaATGTCATAAATGTGAACGAAGGTAAATAAAACACTCCAACTGGGGCAAGAGGGAAAAGAAATTAATCTGGaaggtcatttttttaaaaagcttttacggggttggggatttagctcagtggtagagcgcttgcctaggaagcgcaaggccctgggttcggtccccagctccgaaaaaaagaaccaaaaaaaaaaaaaaaaaaaaagcttttacaCCCTTCTGCATTGTTTAATAGGTGCAAAGGGATAATTCCAGTGAATGGAATTATCTTTTTGCTCCTACTGTTTAAAAGACTCAGTAAAAAGTACTAACATGAGGATAAATAGAATTATCTAATCCACACAGGTTAAATTTTTAAAACCTAACAACAGTATTAATACACACAGAAAGCAAGATAGAAAAGCTACAAAAACGGGggattaaaaattaaagacacgTTATTTCTTTTAAAGCCATTAAAAAACTACTATGTCAAAAATCTCAACCCAATTTTAGGCTACCCTAATTAATGGTGGCAATGCTTGAGTCAAACTAAACTCTATCAAGAAGCTCATCCAGTAAAGAAATCGCCTAATCCTGTGGccatataccatacatacactTATCGTCCCCGTTATCCCATGTATTAGCCCTCAATTTGGAGACTGAGGCAAAAGCCTTTGAACAGATTGCCCAAGGGCACTAAACTAAGTCCAGCAGCGGCGGCCTACAAAGTACCCAAAGCAGCTGACAGAATCCGTTAGATGTGAAAACACTCCCCTGAAGGAAGCACCTTGCTAAAAACGCTTGGATATTTCTTTCTGAATAACGTTCAGGATGATGCTCAACCGCTCCCCTTCTAGGGATGGAAGACCCCAGAAAAAGCCCTGTTACTCGTGAGCCACCCACAGGAATGCCCTCGCCACGGTTTGCTGGGAcagctcacccccaccccacccctcccgcAGCACCCTCACGCGGGAAGGCGGTCCCACGGCCCCGGCCCAAACTGACTGCGCAACAGGATGCAGTTGGTGTCCTCCTGGCTAGCCACCCAGGTGAGCGAGTCGCCCAGCGGCCGGCGACAGCGCGTACACAGGAACACCAGCGGGTTCTCCGCCGCGGCAGCCTTCTCCTCACGCCTCTCCAGCAGTGTCCTCGACGCGTCTGCGCTCGACATGCTCGCCCACTTCTGCAGCCGCCAATGGCGGCTCGAATCTTCCGACAGCCGCTTCTCCAGCAGCGAAGACTCGCTCCGCTTGCCCTGGTGGTTACACGAACTAGAGGTAGAGCAGGGTTCCAGAGAAAATGTACCAGCCATGACGAATTTGCCGCGCCCCGGAGCCTCACGGGAAATAGCACAGCTGCGCATGCGCAAGGAGCAAGAGGCGGGCACCGCCGAGGAGGGTGAGGCCCGAAGTAGGGCCTAAGGCGCATGCTCACTATCTGGCTGGAGCGAGCCTAGCTCATTGCGCCTGCGTCCTGGCGTCTTCCtaagcaaaggcaggtgaattaGCTTGTTGGAGGTCCTTCCGCCGCCGTTGAGAAAGTTAAGGGCTTCGAATTAAACAAGCAACCGCTCACCTAGTCCTTCCACATTATTAATGGACATGCCGGTGCTAGGTAAGCAGATCTGGTAAGCAGGCCCACCTCCATGGAATTCCAAGTGGTGTATTGCTAGCCACATCCCTGATTCTAGTCTGTCTGCTCCCGGAGACCCACTTTCCTAGATCCAGAAAAATCAGGGATCGATGGCGAGCCAAAGACACCCCCTGCCTCAAAGACCCAGCATTACGCAGGCTTGCACTGCAAGGGAAAAGTACGAGAAGCTGGAGGGGACAGCATTACTGTGGTTACAAAGTGGGCGAGTGTCACTCACTCTGTCTGGGTCAGAGTACAGTAGGGGCGGGAAGGACGGTCAGTCATCAGAAAGTCAACCTGTGACTTCAGAAGACCACAGGCTAAAGGGAAGGCTGGCGGAGAGCCGAGGGACGCCACCAGGGACAGCCTGGATGCAGAAGTAAGAAACAACACGCAAAGACCACCGTATTTTCCTCCAAGTCACACTTCGCAGTTCGCTTCGTTAAACTTCAGCATACGCAACCACCTGTTTTCGTATCTCAGGCCCCTAGTAAAAAGTTTCGAATCCTAAACCTTCGAGTTGACTGACCAAGGTAGTAAAGGGCCGGAAACTGGAAAGGCGACTTTGCCTTCTCTAAGTgtgatttttaactttttgtttcttttgattcATTTTTGTCCAAGCTGTCCACCCACGgcgatcctcctgcatcagcctcccacgtgctaggattacaagccaGCCTTGAGTCTTGATTCTTCACAGGATTAAATGGTCAGTAACCTCCTGGACTATTAACTGAGCAATGGGATGTGTGTGAGGATACCATAACGGCATTAATTAGCTTCCAAGTAGGAGAAAATGCATCAAATAATTTAGGATTTGTCTACCCATAGAGTTGTTTTCTCTCTACTGCTTTTGAAGGTGCTGCCTGTGTCCCATGCACAATGCAGCCTATGTGAGTTGTGCACGTTGCATAATATCTTTGGAATTCAGTGGGCAGTTGTTTGGCTCAGACTTTGGGATTCTATGGTCAATGCTTAAAATTCTGTAGTGGTATATCCCTGTACAGAAGTCCTTTATCCTCAGAGAACACATCCTGTTTTGTAAGAAACAGAGCTCTCACCTCAAAGTGGCTGAGAGAGAGTGTATGCCGGAGCCAAACATGAGTGGCTGTGGCCCAAGAACAAACAGATTCAGGTGTCCCCAAATCCCATGTTCCAATGTAGCATCAGTTTTAATTGTGAGGGAGCACAATAAAGGAACCACCTAAATGGCCGTTCAAGGACTAATGGGGAAGGTTTTTAATCGTAGATAGAAAGAAAATATGCAGAGgcacagagaaaaagaagaaaatgtccagAGCACAGAGGAAAAGAAGCAGACTGGGTATGGCCAGGGCTGTCTGCAGAAGAAGGGATATGTGTGAGAGATGGGGGACAGAGGAGACTGGGAAATGTTGCTGTTTTGTAGAGTACTGGCAAgtttggaggaggaggaacagtcCTGGACACCCTAgggtagagaagaaagaaagtgagaagGGCCAggactggaggccagcatgggctttgATATGCAACCACGGGAGAGCTGTGTGTTTCTTCTGCCAGAGGCAAGGAAATGACAAGTCTTCTCGGACCTATATTTAACCTCCAAGAACCCTGCCGTCCTGCCTGAGGCATGCCAAGACTGAACAGAGCAAAGAGCACCAGAAACCAACAGACTTTTCAGATACCCTGGAAGGTACCTCAGCAGGCAGATTACAGGAAAGCAATGGGAACAAGCTGCCGAAGACCTGGTGCCATCAGGACAGACCCTCGGCATTTGGGTCAGAGGCCGGGGATCTGTTCGTACACATCAAAGGATTTACTGAACAGTCGCAAGGCTGTGGTCTCAtacaggggaggggaggtttTTGGGTAAAGGTTACCCAAAGTCACTGGGCTCTGAACCTCCAACCTCTCCACGTCACTGAACCTCAATTAGCCTGTATAGTCTCCAAGCCTTTCCAGGGATTTCCCTTCAAAGTCCCAAGATCCCCAGTAGAtgcaggaagagcagtcattacTAAACACTCTAGAATCCATGTTTTTTTTTGCTGAACTAGGTgtggtgggaggggaagggaaggaaaagacgggagagagaatgaataaaagAAGTAGACAAAAACAAACGGATGAGACCTTGAGCATTTGGCTGAACAGATTgtggattcatttttatttacacttATTTAAGGGAGAACATGAaggtgtcagaggacaactcaaagccttgttttcttcctggggattgaactcgggctGCTGATGAGTGCCTTTACCCTCTAAGCCACCACATCAGCCTGAGCTATAGATTCTCAGGACCGCACTGGCAGCTGAGGAAAAAGCGAGAAGTTAATAACCACTGATTACACTCACCTTCTTAAAAATTGTCCTCAGAGGCAGGGTGTTCTTTAAATAGTGTGTCTTCTCTCTTCCCATGATCTCCTAGTCCTCAACCGAACCTTGGATCTCCAGAATGTTAAAAACaagtagggggtgggggtgggatggaaagatggctcagcggttaagagcactggcttggtcttccaaaggtcctgagttcaattcccagcaaccacatggtgtctcacaaccgatctataatgggatctggtgccctctcctggccaGACATAGTATGcataataaatcaatctttaggggctggggatttagctcagtggtagagtgcttacctaggaagcgcaaggccctgggttcggtccccagctccgaaaaaaagaaccaaaaaaaaaaaataaaaataaataaatcaatctttaaaaggtaGGGAGAACATGTGCTTTTCAGAAAAACTGTAACAGAATGAAACTGAGAAACCCACACATCCTCAtcagtgtttttcttctttttttttttttttttttttggttctttttttcggagctggagaccaaacccagggccttgcgcttcctaggcaagcgctctatcactgagctaaatccccaaccccatcagtgTTTTTCATTCTGAAAGGAAAAGTCAGAGACCACAGGACCCAAAGCAACTGGCAGAAGAAGAGAGCCCGGATTGTTAAATATTGAGCACATACAAGAGCGGCCCCCTTACCTCACAGGAACACTTAGAAAAGAACAATGTTGCTGTCCAGATCTTaccattttaaagagaaacaatgcTGGTAGTCAAGTTCTTGGAGGTAAACCTATCTTTGTTATCTCAAAGCATAGACCTGCCAGGAAGATCAGTTTAAATATTAGCCAAAAGGTGAGAGGAGATGTTTAATTTGTTCCCCTGCCCCAGTTCTTTAAATCAAGACTATTGTCACACCAATAAGTTCGCCTTAACAGTTAGTAATCCattagatggaaaacttcaaactGACCTACTTAAATTATGttcaattaggggttggggaaatagctcagtggtagagtgcttgcctagctccgaaaaaaagaaaggaaaaaaaattatgttcAATTAGAAAGGAAGATCTATAATTCATATCTATAGTAACtataatatctataatatatCTACATATCATATTTATATCTATAATAACTCAGTTTAAAATACCTACACAGAGATGAAATCCTTTCCTACACCCCACCCGACCTGCTAAGTTCAACACAAGCACTTAACTACTTCTATAAACTTAAATAAACCTGAGTTTTAGGGAAGCCCCAAAGCTTCTGAAA belongs to Rattus norvegicus strain BN/NHsdMcwi chromosome 11, GRCr8, whole genome shotgun sequence and includes:
- the Mis18a gene encoding protein Mis18-alpha produces the protein MAGTFSLEPCSTSSSCNHQGKRSESSLLEKRLSEDSSRHWRLQKWASMSSADASRTLLERREEKAAAAENPLVFLCTRCRRPLGDSLTWVASQEDTNCILLRSVSSNVSVDKEQKLSKCRDEDGCILETLYCSGCSLSLGYVYRCTPKNLDYKRNLFCLSVEAVESYTLGSSEQQIVSEEEFFNLESRVEIEKSIKQMEDVLTVMQAKLWEVESKLSKAGRYS